The DNA window GGACAGTAAGATCCTGTCGTGTGTTCAAAGACTCATTTCCATTCTGCCAGCACAGCATGaggtcagcagcagcagcatgagtagtcaaaatcatttttactgtACTTTGTGCTGTGATGGTATTGGGGAACCAATCTACACACAGCTCTCTATTTCGAGACAGCAGATTTGGGTGTCCAAGAGAAAACGACTCAGGTCTATGATGTACATTTCAGTGACTGTTACTCTGAAAGACACAGCGCATCTTAGTCTAATCTAAAGACACAGGGGACAGTGAATCTTAGTGTAATCTGACATTATCTCAGCAGTGTGGTCTCATTGAAAGAGCTAAGTATTCCAAAAGCACTGTAGAGATAAGGTCACATAAATTATTTGAAAGAGTTTTCAGAATGATACTCATTGTATCATTTTATGGTGCTATAATGCTTTCGGCATCAGTGGAGCCTACACtcaaaccaaaaagaaaaatgacaaggCCAAAATGATTAGGGTATAACATTTCTGACTCACAGCTGACAGCAGGCTTTTACTGTCGTTCCTAACCAGGTTGACACATGTCTCTTGAGTTATCTTAACTCTTTCCTCCATTGCAAATTGTTCCAACACATCCAAATTACATAGTTTTCAAGCATGGAACTTAACCATGAACTCCTGCTATAGATTCTCATATAGGATTGAGACCTGGACTATTTCAAAACCTACATTCAAACCTATactgtaacgtgtggtggcccaagtgccgcagggcaaggggcaggacgcacagactccgctgactgggacgtacatttattaacactaatggcactcacaatattcacacacaaggaacatgaaacggttaacgttAGACAGATACAAGAGTACgttttacattaacacaaaacATCCACACATTACACCTACAATAACCCAGCCCCTGCacacacgggtttatatacatttagatgaacaaggtgcaggtgcgcgcaggtgtggttacaaacaaaaccaccctcccactgcacgtggcgggccaaatcacgtgactcgggggaggcgagcgttccgtgacatatACAATGCTTGTTCTTTCAAGTCTGTTGAAAATGTACATGGCTTTTGGCACTACATAGTTTCCAGGATTGTCCATTGTACCACATATTAAAATTGGTTAATTTAATGTGATAATGcaattatttaatgttttgtatatttcatgtaatgtcaaatgcattttattgatgTCTATTTAAGACAATGAAGTTTATTAGTTCAGTTAGCTGGTTTGTTTGATGGCCCAGACAAGAAGGTTTAGAGTTACCCTTGATAAAAACAGCATGTCGGCCATCTGTCATGTTAAGATTTATGAATCTGAATAAAACCTCAAATCTTCACATAATTACTGCCCCTCTGTTTTATAAGATGAGATATAAGCATGAGGGTGTAGGGATCGAGTCAGTGGTGCTGTCGCTAGCACATGATTCAAGATCCTTAAGTTCAGTACTGGGCAAAATGGTCTATATTTAGCTAATAGTTTCATTGTGGACAGCAGTAGCCTAGAGGCAGGAACATTTTTGACACAGTTGTAGTAGGTTTGAGCCCCATCTGACATGTGCTTCCTGCTGCTTTGCCTTGAGCAAAGGCACAGAACTCCCAGCTTCCAAAGAGTGTCCTCAACCGGCCAGTGTAAGTCACTGAACAGAGGATGTCCATACAGTGGCTTTTGTTATAATAATACCAAAAACATCCTGGTCTTAGATGTGATTTTGTGAGAGCGCACTGCAAGCTACAGAGCACATTGCAGTCAGGATAGATCTGCAACATCACGTTGTCTGTGGATGTACTGTGAATGAAAGACCTTTTGAAGAGAACAAAAAACATGTCAGGCACCAAGATCTTCTTCACTAGCCTGCTGTCAAAGGTCATGCTCTGGTTGCTGCTTCTTGGGAAAGACAGATACTCATCTTTCCAATAATGCTGCACATACAGAGCCATTATGAAGTCCTGAGGCATGAGAAGGTCAAACGTGAAAAATCTTTTGCATCACACTTTAAATTCGGGCTATCAATTATGACAATATAGCATGATTATATAGCATTAAATTTTACTTCTAAGAATACAATGTAGACCATAATTCATTACTAGTAGTGAATACTGATTAAATGTGTCATACTCAACTACAGCTTGCAGCAATTGAATTTGCAGCAAAATGAAGACGCTCAACCAACAATACTTTTAAATTATGCCATGCTAGTATATGAATCATTTACTTTTCTACATGCTTTTCCCCAGAGTCTCCTTATCTCTGCATTTATTGTCTGCATGTATTTACATCTGCTGTTGGTTACATGTTTCCAACTTTtactaaacactacacatacacaagagaAAAGGGATGTCTAATGACCTTCAGTTGTAGAATTCTGAATGAATTCACTGGAGTTTTATTCATTACTTATTACAGAGAAGACGTTTAGCTGATTTGTCTTGTtctgatttttctttaaaagcTATGAGCAagattatttttactttttatgtctGGAATTAAATGTAGCAGAAAACCAACTCCCATATCATGAGTTTATATTCTAAACAACTATAATAGTTCACCAGGCTTAAATACTCACCATATCAGCTTCAGAGATAGTGTGAAGACTCTCTTTGAACTTCCACACCCACTGGTATAGATGATCCTGTGATTGtacaattaaattaaagcaGAACAACACAAAATGATTTAGATTCCATTTATGGACCattcagttttcatttatttatatttactcaAGGCTTGCAAATATTAAGCACTTGATAAATTATTCCCTTTATGCACACGGTTATAATGCAGGGCCCAGGAGATGGTTTGATGGTAGTGATGGTATAAAGGCACCACAATGATCTTCATATTTTACACTTGCATATTCTCAGTTCATGAACACATCTTCCACTTTTCTAGTTATACATTGTTGAACTCTAGTTATCAAACTGAGTGCAATTTGtgattgtaaatattttatattaccAAATATAAAGGaatttagtttcttttttgtcGTTAGGACGGAGGGTGCCGCACAGACGAGAGAAGCCGCTATTTAGTTTGCTCACTGTCTGAACGTGGTTGGGTACACTTTCTCTGACGTTTGCATTTTGCTCCTGAATGTACAGTGTAGCCGTTTGCAAATCGAGTAT is part of the Electrophorus electricus isolate fEleEle1 chromosome 13, fEleEle1.pri, whole genome shotgun sequence genome and encodes:
- the LOC113578410 gene encoding LOW QUALITY PROTEIN: gamma-aminobutyric acid receptor subunit rho-1 (The sequence of the model RefSeq protein was modified relative to this genomic sequence to represent the inferred CDS: inserted 4 bases in 2 codons; substituted 1 base at 1 genomic stop codon), coding for MKIIVVPLYHHYHQTISWALHYNRSSIPVGVEVQXESLHTISEADMDFIMALYVQHYWKDEYLSFPRSSNQSMTFDSRLVKKILVPDMFFVLFKRSFIHSTSTDNVMLQIYPDCNVLCSLQVTVTEMYIIDLSRFLLDTQICCLEIESCVYAAADLMLCWQNGNESLNTXDRILLSWFLFXKLQTTKLAFHSITGWYNRLYIHFTLRHHILFFLQQTYFPATLMVMLSDHARYHDGSNNASMPLMSYSKAVDLYINIPYSASFIGPSTPKKTESLETTSFSWNCKRS